The genomic stretch CATTAGTTTTTCTTTACCATAGATAATTAACCAAGCTATAATTAGCTCTTAATACCCACATGTCAGTATACAGTGGTAACTTAAAAGTGTTGGCTGATGGTGTTTACTTCAACTACAAATAAAGGGGGGAGgggactttcttttttcttaaaaagggcTTTTCTTGCCAGATTTCAGAAAAGCATACCTTTTCTCAAATAACTTGATAAAAAAATGATCTATGTAATAAAATCCAACTCAGATGTTAACTTTTCAGGAAGCCATGCCTGATTCCCTATAATCAGAATCagtttatatcttctttttttgtttgtttgtttcaagagaACTCTATTATTTTTTGATTCAAATAATGGTTTTGAATAACTCTTCATCAACATAGGACAAAAATCTCAGAAGTTGCCACTCAAAGAAATTCCATCCACTTTTTTCCCTCAGCCACCAGCTCTCCTTTCTGGAGACAAGCAACATAATTAGTCCTTGAGTGTCCCTCCAGATATATTTCTTAGTACTCAaactgtatacatatacatgaacaaataaatataaatacaaatataagtaTATCcctttctcagaaaaataatgGCAGTATTCTATACAcatcttatttcttaaaaatattaaatatatgtatgaatatgtatataaaacaaatatatacctTAAAGAACAATTATGGCATCTGGTGAATATCCATGTCAATATGTAGAAACAACCTCATTCTTTGTAtagttgcataatattccattgggtagAAGTCCACAGTTTCACAACTTCTGAATAATGGACATTCGATTCCAAACTTGATGATTATGggcaatgctgcaatgaataacATGGAAGCAGAATTTCTAGGTAAACAGTTTTGTGCATTTGTAATTCAGATAGAaatttccataatttaaaaaaaaaagtggggggggcgcctgggtggcgcagtcggttaagcgtccgacttcagccaggtcacgatctcgcggtccgtgagttcgagccccgcgtcaggctctgggctgatggctcggagcctggagcctgtttccgattctgtgtctccctctctctctgcccctcccccgttcatgctctgtctctctctgtcccaaaaataaataaaaaacgttgaaaaaaaaattaaaaaaaaaaaaaaagaaatttccagtgTTCCGTTTCCTTTGGGAATGCCCCATGGTCATTTACTCTTTCCTCATTACAAACCATTTGGAGTCTGTGCCTGCACATTTTACCTTGCTCAGATTTTTACCTTGCTAAAATATGTATGCTATACAGAGAGATGGGTGCCATTTGTAAAAAAGCCAGTCCAACCTTAGTTTCCAAGACATTCCTGTCACAACTcaggcaggatataaaattaagccattacattaaattaaaatattgtgatCTGACTACAACCTTTGGTGTCTCACATGCCTGCAGCTTCCACTCCAATCTTATGCCCTGACATTCAGACCTAGTATGTGAAGAATCCAGGTCAAACTCTCCTGTGTAAGTATGGTTCCTGTCCCCAGGCCCGGGGTTCTGCCTCAGCTCCCCTTCCCTAGTTTCTGTTTGTTTACCCTGCCTAATATCCCAGTTCTTCCAGTCAATGACTTGGGTCATATCTTGGAGGAAGGGGGTGTTGTAAGTTATCATCTTGACTATGGACATTGAAAGGACTTATGTAAAATTTCACAGACCACTAGATTGATTTGCTGTTCACAAACATTAATTAGAAAGCTGAAGATTCAAATTAACCTAATGTTATTTTAAGGAGCTTAGTTAAAAACAGGTTGACAGAGGGAACATTTTATGCAAATCGTGGTCCTGAGACTTTGTGTGCTTTTCCAAGAAAGCTGTTGATCTTGGCTGCAAGAAATTTCAAGTCCTAAAGGAAAGTAATACTTTTTTGACAAAGACTAAGTATATACACTCTTGCATAAGGACAATTATACTCTCTTTCAGATAACATTTCATAAAATGCAAATCGTTCTTGCTTCATAAAAAAATGTGGCCTTTCCCACTGAAGAGCGAATTTTCCATGAGCAAGAGTGACACTGAAATAGTCATTTTTATATACTCACAAAACTTAAGTTTATCTTTTAGGaaatgagggaagagaaggaagtggTTTTATACAATCAAGATAGTCcagtagttttaaattttgttcagaCGGAGGGACATCAGTGCTCTTCGATGGAACACAAAATAGAGTTATAATAAAACTCAGTACCTAATGATGAATTGTGGGACTTAAAGGATATCATCATAGAGTggattctgtttatttatttttttattatttttttttaatgtttatttatttttgagacagagagaggcagagcatgaacgggggagggtcagagagagggagacacagaatctgaaacaggctccaggctctgagctgtcagcacagggcccgacgcggggctcgagctcacagaccgcgagatcatgacctgagcctaagtcggccccttaaccgactgagccacccaggcgccccgagtggaTTCTATTTAAATCAATGGCActgagtttttaagaaaaatgtagggGAAAAACTTAATTGAGAAACTTCTACCCATCAAAGTGTATTTTTTCTCCTGCTGGAACAGCCAATTTTCACAATGTTGATATTTCATGAGAAGAATTTAAGAACCATCAGGATAAGACACCAGTTGACGATCAGACTAAGGCAGGAACATCCttcagagggaaaaacagaagccTATTATTGGCGTTTGCTTTAATAAGCTTTTATTAAAAGCAGATTAACAATTAGTTAGTTCTGCAGAGCTGAGGGTACAGCTTTGAACTTAGTGGCCGTGCTGTAGCTTCCATTctgataaatatttatgcttATAGTTCTATTATTAGCAAAATATCACTTTGGCCAACCCTTTCCTCAAAGGTTTGGAAATAaaacattgcatttttaaatttccaaaaaaacGGGGTTCATTGGGATCCCCATTTAGGGATTAGGACTTTGAGGATACCTTTTTAAACCTTATGGATTTAGAGGCAGACACTTGGCACCTTAAAggttttgataaaaaaaaatctcaacatcatgaaaaaaagaagagttgatTTGGAAAATTAATTCCTTTCACAAATACATTACTGGATGGGTGTGTATGTTTTTCAAAGCACTCCCAGAGTATTCCCTTCTATTTAGAATTTGGAGTTGCAATCACAATTAAGTGCAAACTAGCAGGattaatttatagatttataatatTATTAGTTTTCATTGTGGCAATCGTTAAAAACATCGTGAACTTTGAATATCTGGATTCCACGACATTCATCTGTGTTCCGGATTATTCCAAGAGTCTCCTTATCGgcttctgctgcttctctcttGTGCCCTTTCCCTTTCAGGCTGGcctcaacacagcagccagaggaatCCAGTTAAGCCCAGTTCAGACCAGGTCATTCTTCTCTCAAAAGTTTCTAATTCTTTCCCATCACACGTAGAGTGAAAGCCAGAGTCCCAACAAGGCCCTACAAGACCCTGTCTCTTACCTCTCTCTTTTATCCAGTCACCGGGTTGTTTGAAGTTTTTCAAACAGGGCGGAGATCCTCctgcttcagggcctttgcatttgtgTTCCTCCCATGCTTTCCCAAACTTCCAGGCttactccttttctctttcagatcAGTGAAGCCTTCCCATCTAAAATgaatcctgctttatttttttctctgccgTTACCACCTTCCAAGCTACTATCTACTTTATTTACTcatcttgtttattgtctgtctcccctgcaAAGATTCAAGCCTTGTAGGGCaggggtttttgtttgctttgaccAGTATTCCTAGGACTTAGGGTGGGAACCTGGTTtatagaaggtgctcaataaaaatttccCGAATGCTCAGTAGTGTCTTTACACAGGTGTCAATGCCCCGAAGACTACTGGGAACGCACCTACAGTTAACTGGGTTGGGTTTATTACGGGTTCCAGCAAGGGAAAATGCACAGCATGAGAAACTGTGAGGTTGCTCAGTAAGAGGGTTGTCAGCAAGAGCCTATGACAGAACTCAGGATTTAGCTGAGTGACCTGGCAGAAGGTCTAAGAAAACGGAGATTTTCTCCATATTGGATGTTGTCAGAAAGCAAGCACATATCCATACTTGGGTAAAGAATAGCAGTCATTCCGGCAACAGGAGAGAAGGATGTTTGATATTTTATGGGTTGCACAGTGACCTTGTTTTTATGTGTGCTTGGCCAAAATGAAAAAGTGGCCTTGCTCTGTCTCATTTTATTACAGTCTGAGATTAAACTTGTGTGAGGTCGGTATTCTGTGAAATTGTTTGTCTAATAGGAGAATAACACGGCATGGTTCTAAGTGCCTCCACTTTCTGAAATCTggatgttgctttttttttttttttaaacgtgtcACAAGCAACTAAACTTTTGTGGGGAAGGAGTGAGAGGGGAAATAGTAAACGGAGGATAGAAACTTCTCTGCAGACTCTTGTATCTGCACATGGCACGCCTGTCTCTCTCAagccctcccccccttctccacCATCCCTCACTGTCAGGCTGGGGGAACCATAATGAGGTAAGGGTTGAGGCCTGCTTGATATGAGGCGGTCCCCACTTGTCTGTTATTTTTTCACATTCTCCTTTAGTGGGCTAAGAAGAGCAGAACTGTGAAGCCGAGTCAGAGTAGTTTCAGCTAAACCTTCCTCACTATGGCTCTTCTCTCCAGCAGGGCACGGGTCTGAGGAGAAAACCATACTCCCATTATCCTCAAGTTTTCAGGGATGTGCCACTTTGCTGGGAATCATTTGTTCAAGGGCCTTCAAAATGTCTTCGCAGAAGTTTCCCTGTGGAAGGAAGGGAACTAGTCCTTCATACATGTTCCCAGAACAAACCCTGTTCCTATGAAGAGAAAACTGGTGATAAAATTTAGGGGAGAAGTCCAAGTGACACTCCTCAGTCATCCCCACCCCAAGTATCTTGCCAACTCTTCCTAAAATTCCAGCAATTAGAGATGTACTTAAGGCAGCAGACGTTTCTGGGTAGATTGTAagagggggggaggaagaaagaaaaggaaggttgCTGTTGGTGACTCATGGTTAAGGGTGGGTAATTGCAGACTGTTACGCTGTCATGACTGGTCGAGATACAGGTAGAGCTCAGGGGGGATTTGGGTGGCACGGGCAGGATGAACTAAAGGGGGTCCAGAGGAGCTCTGAAGCAAAGGGCATGTTTGGGAGGGAAGGCGTGCGTAGGTTCCCTGGTGAAAGGGTGGGTAAGCAGGCAGCCAATGACTGCATAATGGGGGCAGGGGACCAAAACACTTTCCAGAGGTGCCAAGTGAAGGGATCTCCTCCCAGAAAGCCATGTTTAATTAGGAGAGTGACAGAGGGTGTACCAGCACCGTGACCTGCCTGCGTGGGAAGCAGAAAGCTGACACATACAGCAAGCAGAAGACACAGGCACTGAACTTTCCTTACTTACCTTGCCCGTATTTGTCGTGTAATCCGTACATTCGATTAGGAGTTTGGCCTGCCACCTGCCATGGCGTGTGTACCTTCCAGTAACCAGAATAAGGGGAATAATAATGTTCCAGgataaggagaaaagaataactTGGTAATTTTGTAATGAATGGGTGAAGATTTGCAGGCAGTAATGAGGGGGCTGACCAAAGGGGAAACAATAATCAGTGGAAAGCTATGTTTTGAATAAAACCCAAAGCAGAAAGTGAGTGTTCTGATaggttgtatgtgtgtgtgtatatatatatatatatatatatatatatatatatatacatacttttttttggtATACATTTATAGACTTCTCTAACATGAGCTGAATTTTAcctttaaataaaagcttttttctcCCCTATTAATGAACACCTATGCAAGTAAATCCATTTTTCTTATCCTAAGgcagaatataataaaaaatcaaagaaaagggACATTTTAAAGGACCGCGATTCTTGTTGTATGCATAAAATTATATCCTCTTGAAAATACTGCTctcttcaaataataatttatactTCAGTGTGACATATTTCAAGTTACTAAGATAAGCAATCTTATCCATCTTCGTGTGGTGGAGGAACACATATTTATTcaattcacagatgaagaaaataccTCCATAATTCttaaaaacttatatatatatatatatatacatatatatacacacatattttaatgtttattttttatttttgagagagacagtgtgagtgggggaggtgcatggaaagagagggtcagaggatctgaagtgggctttgcactgacaacagGGATCCTGATgagaggctcgaacccaccaacttcGAGATCTTGCCCTGAGCCAAAAGTCAGgtagctcaactgactgagatacctaggtgcccccaaactgaTATTTTGTTTATATCCATTTACTTAGCACTTCTTAAATGTCtttgaataaagttttacacaTTATTTTAGTAACtggtctgttcaggttttctatttttcataaattattttaaattttggcttGCCTCAGTGTCCTAGGTCTCACAAATGCTATACGGTTTAGCTGGTGACATCTAGCGGCTAAAAATGATAATTACATACAATATGCAGCACACCGCTTTGCGGACGGAAATACTCAAAAGCCACAGATTCCATGGAAAAAAACCTCCGTCAGCCAGACTTCCTGGTTGTAACgaaccaaaacaaaacctcacTGACTTGAGCAGAGAAGTGCTGTCCCATGAGGACAATCCTGCCACTTAACACCAACACCATGGATATCAGGTTCTGAATGCCCCTGAGAGGCCCTGCCATTTATGGAAGCCGGAATTTCTGGCCCCACCACCTTTCAGGCTCTTTGATTCCCAAGATCTCAATTCAAAGTCCAGAGTAGGATGGATCCTGACTGCGATTGCATATCAGCACCCTAGCCACAAGGCTGGGAAAGCATCTCAACATTTTTGGCTTAGTGAGAtaatacaaagttattataagattaaatgagatgaatattttataaagtacttAAGCTTAGTGCCTAGGATTTGATGACTTTTCAAAAATGATAATGggtataattttacatttttatttgatcaTAAGCTTTCTCAAGAGCAACCACAAGTGAATAACCACATCTTATTCACTTTGTATTCTGGGCATAGGGTCTGAAGTTCCATGAGTTTTTATTGAATTGCATTGCTTGCCCCTGAATGGAAACTCAGTCACTACCCTTGCTTCTGTATCTCAATTTATGTATAGTCCTCTTTAAAATCTAATAATATCCACCCAGTATTTGAGtctttttcctcaaaattatCACTAATAGAAAATTACTTCTCCCTACAGGTCTTCCACAGTACCTTAAGGTGGAAGATAAGGTTTTTATCTTATCATGAAAGTATTATCTGAAGGACAATTAAGGTTTTGTGTTGTTCAACCAATACATCTCACATCATGGCTGCTCATATTCTTTATTCTGAAGTCTATCTCTTCTCTAAAACCTGCCCGACTTCCAATTTATCAAAGGAAACCTTTTATAGCTGCTTGGAATGCTCCAACGGATCAGTGTTTGATAAAATACAATATAAGactaaatttgaaaatgtttcagGTGATTGGAAGCCCACTGGCCAAGGCCAGGGGACAAAATGTCACCATATTTTACGTCAACAGATTGGGATACTATCCATGGTATACATCGCAGGGGGTTCCCATTAATGGGGGTCTCCCTCAGAACATAAGTTTGCAAGTACATCTAGAGAAAGCTGACCAAGATATTAATTATTACATCCCTGCTGAAGATTTCAGTGGACTTGCTGTTATCGACTGGGAATATTGGCGACCCCAGTGGGCCCGTAACTGGAACACAAAAGACGTCTACAGACAGAAGTCAAGAAAGCTGATTTCTGATATGCAAGAGAATGTATCAACTACTGATATTGAATATTTAGCCAAAGCGACATTTGAAGAAAGTGCAAAAGCTTTCATGAAGGAAACCATCGAATTGGGAATGAAGAGTAGACCCAAGGGCTTATGGGGTTATTATTTATATCCTGATTGCCACAATTATAATGTTTATGCCCCGAATTATACTGGGTCATGCCCGGAAGAGGAAGTGTTGAGAAACAATGAGCTCTCTTGGCTCTGGAATAGCAGTGCTGCTTTGTATCCTTCTATTGGTGTCAGAAAATCTCTCGGAGACAACGAAAACATTTTGCGCTTCTCGCAATTTCGGGTGCACGAATCCATGAGGATCTCCACCATGACACCCCACGATTACGCTCTGCCTGTGTTCGTTTACACAAGGCTAGGCTACAGGGAGgaacctttattttttctttctaaggtAAGACACCCTTTGCTGAGGATGGGGGCGGGTGGATTTCCTCCCTAACtctaaaagaaacatttcttttgttaattatgTTCATTGAAGAATTCCCAATTAGTGGTCTTTTAGAAAGGAGCctaattctttctttcactaGCCATCCTCTTAGACTCTTTACTTATGCAAACTGAATTTTAGTGATCTTATTTAGAATTATTCTTTTaaggaacacagtatggagggaAGGTTTAAAGGTGATAACAACTATTATTGCCTCCTCCCCAGCTTTGATGACCATCCCTCGCTATTGGCCTTTGTTGAAACGGCTGGTGGCAAACAGGCTGGGAAATCAGAGAGgatgttttaaaatggaataatttggggcgcctgggtggctcagttggttaagtgtcccactttggctcaggtcatgatctcccggtttgtgagtttgagcccggcttcaggctctgtgctgacatcttggaggctggagcctgcttcagattctctatgtctccgactctctctgcccctccccccactcacactctgtctctctgtctctcaaaaataaataggggtgcctgggtggctcagtcggttgagtgtccaacttcggctcaggtcatgatctcgcagttcgtgagttcgagccccgcgtggggctctgtgctgacagctcagagcctgaaacctgcttcagattctctgtctccagctctctctgccccttcccccactcacactctgtctctcaaaaaatgaataaacgttaaaaaaataaaatggaatactttGCTCACACACGTGGAAGTGTGATTGGAAGCATTCTTGCTTCTGGCCTCACCATCTaatgtcaagagaaaaaaaaaagtttttcttttcatgtataaTACCAGTTTTCATAAAAGGTGTGAGGCACAACAATGCGAATATATGTAACACTACTGAATTGTACCCTTAGAAATGGTTTGggtaataaattttatatgtgtctgtttaccataattaataatttttttaaactaaaaaaagttttttcaagaGGCTTAAGGGTGAATCTGCAAAAATAGGTGGCTCTACAGATttagcaacccccccccccccccaatcaggTGGGAGATGTGTGATagtcctcaggcactcctggctgcccaagaacaaaggaaaggggttaaCTGATAGAGCTCATAGTCTGcaggacctaagtctccatcacccctccatagtgatgtgggaaacacaggcaggaggaaatggcagatagaactaaatttccttataatctgcagcccattgacaaatacttgaggctggcagagtaaaactTTCTCCAGGAACGCCCtgctgtcttaatgctaatgctttcctagagggaaaaacaaccttagcttgacaatagctaggcctccagtatcttgggaatcttctttagcatatgaaaatctcaccgGAAACTTCCCCAggacttccccccacccccaattccatagtatataaccagtctctcctcatggccCCGGGGCAgcaactctttctgcccatgggtcctgtccctgtgctttaataaaacacttttctgtaccaaagacatcttcaagaattcatTCTTGGTCGTCGGCTCCGGACCCcactgtcacccccccccccaaaacctcatcattaCCCACAAACCATAAGGGTAACTTTTAAAATAGATGAATTTTCAGCccaatttctctccctttttctctctttgctacTGTAGTCACTCAAATGGAAACTTCTAGAGATAAAAATCTAAAAGTGGATGCCACTCTAACGGTTGGACTTGGGCAATTATGTGTAAACTTTCTATGATAAGAAAACTGGAGACTTGTTCAGGCTTTCACATGGGTATTTTAAGATACTACTGGGTACTATGAGTTTATCacacttcttcctttcccaccATTACAAGTTTCAATTCACCAGCGTGTATTAAGATATAAAGATGTTCTGAGTGTGAGACATCTAAAGGAAGAGGCTCAGGACATACCCAGGTGAGGGCTTTAGCATGACCACTAGGCATGTATGGTGACTTTAGAGAGTACAGCTTAATCCTCAGAGGAGGAAAAGACGCGATGTATCAGGATTTGGTAGATGCTATGCCTTGGGTGCCATTAATGAGACgagtaagggaaaaaaagtctctatTGTGAACTGATATTTGTACTTCCCAGAAAAGTCAGCAACAAATGATCAAGAATGATAGGAAATCAGTACTGCCTGGTAGGTTTACAAAGTTATCTAGATCTTTACAAAATAGTCTTGACCCTGGAGCTTAAATACTACTTTCTTCTATGAAACTTcgtttccttttctatatttgGCTCAAACAAGTTTCTATCTTTAGTGATACTAAATTCACTTTTGGAAGAAACAACAAACTTTAAGGGACAAAGTGTTCATTTCAAAAGATTAGTTTAGACTATTAGTACATTCTGCACAGTCTGTAAACCTAGATAAGTTTCCTTGAGTAGCCACAGCCTCAGAAATACTTGTTCTAAGTAAAGAAGGAACAACAGTTAGGGTCTCATCTAGCAACAGTTCTCTTTGTCAGTCCCAGGACTCATTCTGTATCATTCTGAAAACTTTCGGAATGGCAAGgtatttccaaatgttttaaaCCCTCAATTTACCCACCATTTTACTGTATTCTCCATAAAAATTCTGcccacaaatttttaaaaaacctgataTTCATTTATACCAAATCATAAGTGACTA from Prionailurus viverrinus isolate Anna chromosome A2, UM_Priviv_1.0, whole genome shotgun sequence encodes the following:
- the LOC125161316 gene encoding hyaluronidase-4, coding for MKVLSEGQLRFCVVQPIHLTSWLLIFFILKSISSLKPARLPIYQRKPFIAAWNAPTDQCLIKYNIRLNLKMFQVIGSPLAKARGQNVTIFYVNRLGYYPWYTSQGVPINGGLPQNISLQVHLEKADQDINYYIPAEDFSGLAVIDWEYWRPQWARNWNTKDVYRQKSRKLISDMQENVSTTDIEYLAKATFEESAKAFMKETIELGMKSRPKGLWGYYLYPDCHNYNVYAPNYTGSCPEEEVLRNNELSWLWNSSAALYPSIGVRKSLGDNENILRFSQFRVHESMRISTMTPHDYALPVFVYTRLGYREEPLFFLSKQDLISTIGESAALGAAGIVIWGDMNLTSSEGNCTKVKQYVSSDLGSYIVNVTRAAEVCSLHLCQSNGRCIRKIWNSPDYLHLNPANYHIEASEDGEFTVKGKASDTDLEVMEEKFSCHCYQGYEGADCRETKTLDGCSGVFSFSGSLITLCLLVLAGYQSSWLRDN